In the genome of Falco naumanni isolate bFalNau1 chromosome 5, bFalNau1.pat, whole genome shotgun sequence, the window actggtataattacattttgattttaaatacataaactTCTGCATCAGAGGCCTGATTCATGACTCTGGACCATAGGAATAGGCTGGCAGTTGGGAAGCAGCGAAGGTGGGACAGAGAGCAGTGGCACGCTCCGGCACCCGCGGGACATGGTTCGGCTCAGTCTTGtccaaaacatttcagacaTCGGTGGGATGGAGTCCTACATGTATTTCTGAAGAATTCATAACACCACTAGGAAACTGCTGTATCAAACCCACATATTATTTCCCAGTAAGctaacagcaaataaaattatcagaCTCTGCGGCAAATGAGCCCGCTGCCAATTTTCAAAAGCTCTGATGGTCCCAAGTCCTACAGTATTTTAGCACCAAACAGCAACACCAAGAAATCAGGTCCCACAAAACCATGTTATCAGCTTCAAAATAATATTCGAAATCATAAAATTCAgtggtatttttaaatcagaaaataccTAGTTTTGATTCCATTTGGGGCGTTTCCAActtaaaattcagcaaaaccaacgaacaaaaaaaaaatggctaagAATCTTCACTGGTAAAAACTGCCTCTATTGACTTTTAAGTAACAACAACAGAGTGTTGGAGAGTATGAGAAGTCCACATGCAAACTCAAAGCTTGTTACTCACCTTGTAAGCCAGACCCCACAGAGCCGGTCTGCCAATAAAGACGCATTTTGCCCCCAGTGCCAGCGCTTTTAACACGTCACTTCCTTTCCGTATCCCGCCGTCTAAATAAACTTCAGCTCTGCCTTGTACTGCCTCCACAACCTCAACCAGAGCATCAATCTGCAAAGGAGAAGCTGATCTCAGCTTTAGGTCAGCTTTCGATTCCAAGAGACACTCCAAAGAGACAGACAGGGATGCAACGCTTTAACAGCATCTCAAAGTGAAAAGTGACAGCGCATCACGTCTAGCTCAGCACCAAAAACTGCAGACCAGAGCGCGGCTCCCTGCCTGTTTGCCAGAGttaattccatttttcagtgctttgcttaTAGTGATATTCTTTGCTAGCACTTCTGATAAACGTAACATTTTCACTCGGTTTCCGaaagatttggaaaataaatttcagtggaaataccTGTTGTTTATATCTTACTTTCAAGACAGTGGTGAATGAGAGAAATGTTTGTAAAAAAGGCTGACGTCAAACTTCCCCCTGCTACTGTCCAAATTGCCTGAACTTACGTACCAGCCTAATCCTGGTGGCCACCTGTCAAAAGCCCCCGTGACCCCCCTGAAGCATCTGTGCAGGATTTCATTTGCTATGTACTACAGTCAAGGTACCATTTACTCTGGGCTCATTCTCCCAGTTCCCTGAGTCCTTCCTGCGGGCGCAGCGCGGAGCCAGGCTGGTGGTGCAGGGCAGCACCGCGAGACACTGGCTCCAGCCCCCGGGGCAGGACATGGCACTAGACCCTTCACAGCAGACCCAAAGGTCTCTTTTCTGCAGTCTCTTACActcttttgccttctttttatcttttggaAGTAAAGCAGCTGTAAGTAAGATTACTAAGTAGATTTTTTCCAACCGgtcataatctttttttcagaatttcagactgaaaagtTTCAGGCTaggaagaagaagcagagcTGAACGAAGTACCTGCTGCTTTGTCTGTGTGCGTAAAGAAACTTTTAAGGTAGAAGAGCATTTTAATATGGATGCCATTTCCATTATTACGTCCTTAGCATTAGCAtttagattaatatttttttttattcattattgtCAGCCTTGGCATATAAGTCCCTGGTACCTATTTTTAGTTttgaggaaaacagagaaaagaaagcccCTAAGACACTGTGCAATACAGCACTGTAAAATCAGAACCAGTGGAAAAACTGACAGGAGCCAAATTAAACCAGTGAAACTCACATATGTCCAAACAATCCAGAATTTCTTTGTACAGATTAAAAACAGGGGATTTTTTCTCCAGATAAGTTATCCTTTTTCTGGCTCATGAAAGTCAATAAATTCCCATTTAGACTTGAGCCTGCAAAGACGCAAGCGGACCTCTCACTAAATCGAGCTGCATTGTTTGTGCATGTCCTGGCAGATGTGAACAAGGAGAACACATTCTGCTCTCGTTTGTACATTTTTGGTTCCAGagtttcaatttatttttgctgcagtgCGCAAAGCCTACGTGTGCACTGCATCAGCTAATGAAGGCGTAGGCAGAAAACTTTCACTGTCTTAGGCCAGTAGTTCCTCTGCAGTAATGTGGGTTCAATGCTGCTTACACAGAACCCTCCCCAGAAGCTAAGAAAATACTCCGGTGGGTAGCCCATGCCAAGGCACGCAGCTCACCAGTTCAAAGCTGCAGTGCATGTGCACACCGCCACAGCCACGCGACGAGTCCACCAGAAGCACGTACACAACAACAAGCACAGCAACACCCGGCTCGGCACAGGCACAATAAATGCTCGCGGGGCGTCTGTTTTCTCACTTACAGTGGCAGGTACTCCATCCAGCTGCCTTCCACCATGGTTGGACACAACAATTGCCTTAACGCCATGCCTCACTGCCAGCTCGGCGTCTTCTCTCGTCAAGATGCCTTTGATGATGATGGGCAGGCGGGTCAGGCTCCGCAGCCAGTAGATATCGTCCCAGGTGACCGAAGGGTCCAGGCTGTTGGGTGGCAGGCCGTACTCAGAGTGGTCATCTCCCTGCAGCGTAGGACAGGAAGAAACCTCATCTGAGCTGCAACAATATGCCGGCCCCTTGAAGTCTTTCCTTGTCCTAGAAATGATTGATTAAACTGGCTAATGGATACGTTCATCAGCTCTGGAAAGCACGTGTCCCTGGAAGAGAACAATTACAATGGGAATGGAACCAGTGTCTTTGAGGCAGCTGGACTGGGATTTTGAAGCCAGAacccaggctggcaggaggtCAAGCCAGGACGCTGCAAAACCAGAGGGAGAGAAGATACGCCCCGGGTACAGCAGATGCCAAGGCAGCAGTTACCCAGTGGGTTTTGTCTCATGTGGTGCACGCCAGGGCAGGGAATGAAAGGACGGGCTCATTTTACAAACCTCAAAAGCTCCTTCCAAGTTCTTTAATTTCATGTGTGGAGGAAGGCGGAAACCATTGCGGACATCGTCGCGTCTTTTGCCCGTGTAGGGCAGATCTGCGGTGAGGACGAGGCCCTGGAAGCCCGAGGCCTCCGCCCGTTGGACCAGCCGCTGGGCAACTGCCCTGTCACGGTGGATGTAGAGCTGGAACCAGTGGAGGCCACCAGGAGCAGCGGCAGAGATCTCCTCCAGCGTGCAGGTGGAGTACGTGCTGGCAATGTAGCAGGTGTTCATTGCTTTGGCCGCTGCCAGAGGAATTGGAAAATCATCAGGTGCAGAGTCATTTGAACCGTCCTGCCAGACACTGGGTACAAAATTACGTCCTGTTTACAGAGACCACCTGAGCTCCTGCATTACATGTATTGAACCAAGCACAGCACCGTACCAATTGGCACGTGCGCCCCTGGGATTAAAAATGGCTGTGTTTACCGTGTACTGTTGTTGGATCGTGGTGAGAAagcaggaaag includes:
- the HAO2 gene encoding hydroxyacid oxidase 2 isoform X2 → MAMVCLSDFEAYAKKYLPKIAWDFFAAGADDCSTRDENILAYKRIHFRPRMLRDVSLMDIRTTLLGTEISFPVGIAPTGFHQLAWPDGEKSTARAAKAMNTCYIASTYSTCTLEEISAAAPGGLHWFQLYIHRDRAVAQRLVQRAEASGFQGLVLTADLPYTGKRRDDVRNGFRLPPHMKLKNLEGAFEGDDHSEYGLPPNSLDPSVTWDDIYWLRSLTRLPIIIKGILTREDAELAVRHGVKAIVVSNHGGRQLDGVPATIDALVEVVEAVQGRAEVYLDGGIRKGSDVLKALALGAKCVFIGRPALWGLAYKAVPASQRLADT
- the HAO2 gene encoding hydroxyacid oxidase 2 isoform X1, whose protein sequence is MAMVCLSDFEAYAKKYLPKIAWDFFAAGADDCSTRDENILAYKRIHFRPRMLRDVSLMDIRTTLLGTEISFPVGIAPTGFHQLAWPDGEKSTARAAKAMNTCYIASTYSTCTLEEISAAAPGGLHWFQLYIHRDRAVAQRLVQRAEASGFQGLVLTADLPYTGKRRDDVRNGFRLPPHMKLKNLEGAFEGDDHSEYGLPPNSLDPSVTWDDIYWLRSLTRLPIIIKGILTREDAELAVRHGVKAIVVSNHGGRQLDGVPATIDALVEVVEAVQGRAEVYLDGGIRKGSDVLKALALGAKCVFIGRPALWGLAYKGEEGLQDVLRILQDEFRLSMALAGCASISEIGRHLVQFAKL
- the HAO2 gene encoding hydroxyacid oxidase 2 isoform X3 codes for the protein MAMVCLSDFEAYAKKYLPKIAWDFFAAGADDCSTRDENILAYKRIHFRPRMLRDVSLMDIRTTLLGTEISFPVGIAPTGFHQLAWPDGEKSTARAAKAMNTCYIASTYSTCTLEEISAAAPGGLHWFQLYIHRDRAVAQRLVQRAEASGFQGLVLTADLPYTGKRRDDVRNGFRLPPHMKLKNLEGAFEGDDHSEYGLPPNSLDPSVTWDDIYWLRSLTRLPIIIKGILTREDAELAVRHGVKAIVVSNHGGRQLDGVPATIDALVEVVEAVQGRAEVYLDGGIRKGSDVLKALALGAKCVFIGRPALWGLAYKMYHKRKSI